A region from the Citrobacter koseri ATCC BAA-895 genome encodes:
- a CDS encoding DUF1190 family protein, with amino-acid sequence MKRTKSIHHASFRKSWSARHLTPVALAVTAVFMLAGCEKSDETVSLYQNADDCSAANPGKNAECTTAFNNALKEAERTAPKYATREDCVAEFGEGQCQQAPAQAGMAPENQAQAQSSGSFWMPLMAGYMMGRMMGGGAGFAQQPLFSSKNPASPAYGKYTDASGKNYGAAQPGRTMTVPKTAMAPKPATTTTVTRGGFGESVAKQSTMQRSATGTSNRSMGG; translated from the coding sequence ATGAAACGGACAAAATCTATACATCACGCCTCGTTCCGCAAAAGCTGGAGCGCACGTCATCTTACTCCGGTTGCTCTGGCGGTTACCGCTGTCTTTATGCTGGCCGGCTGTGAAAAAAGCGACGAAACGGTTTCGCTGTATCAAAACGCCGACGACTGCTCGGCGGCGAACCCGGGCAAAAACGCTGAATGTACGACCGCATTCAACAATGCCCTGAAAGAAGCGGAACGTACCGCGCCGAAATACGCGACGCGTGAAGACTGCGTGGCTGAATTCGGCGAAGGCCAGTGCCAGCAGGCGCCGGCTCAGGCAGGTATGGCGCCGGAAAATCAGGCGCAGGCGCAATCCAGCGGCAGCTTCTGGATGCCGCTGATGGCGGGCTATATGATGGGTCGAATGATGGGCGGCGGCGCGGGCTTTGCTCAGCAACCACTGTTCAGTTCAAAAAACCCGGCCAGCCCGGCCTACGGTAAATACACCGACGCCAGCGGCAAGAACTACGGCGCCGCACAGCCTGGCCGTACCATGACTGTACCGAAAACCGCGATGGCGCCGAAACCCGCCACAACCACAACCGTTACCCGTGGTGGTTTTGGCGAGTCAGTGGCAAAACAAAGCACGATGCAGCGTAGCGCCACCGGCACCTCGAATCGTTCGATGGGCGGCTAA
- the ribB gene encoding 3,4-dihydroxy-2-butanone-4-phosphate synthase: MNQTLLSSFGTPFERVEHALSALREGRGVMVLDDEDRENEGDMIFPAETMTVEQMALTIRHGSGIVCLCITEDRRKQLDLPMMVENNTSAYGTGFTVTIEAAKGVTTGVSAADRVTTVRAAIADGAKPADLHRPGHVFPLRAQPGGVLTRGGHTEATIDLVTLAGFKPAGVLCELTNDDGTMARAPECIAFAGKHNMAVVTIEDLVAYRQAHERKAS, translated from the coding sequence ATGAATCAGACGCTACTTTCCTCTTTTGGTACGCCTTTTGAACGTGTGGAACATGCGCTATCCGCGCTGCGTGAAGGACGCGGTGTGATGGTGCTTGACGATGAAGATCGCGAAAACGAAGGCGATATGATTTTCCCGGCCGAGACCATGACCGTTGAGCAGATGGCGCTGACCATTCGCCACGGCAGCGGCATTGTTTGTCTGTGCATCACTGAAGATCGTCGCAAGCAGCTCGATCTGCCGATGATGGTGGAGAACAATACCAGCGCCTACGGCACCGGTTTTACCGTGACCATTGAAGCCGCAAAAGGCGTGACTACCGGCGTTTCTGCCGCAGACCGCGTAACGACCGTTCGCGCAGCCATTGCCGATGGCGCGAAACCTGCCGATCTGCACCGTCCAGGCCACGTTTTCCCGCTGCGCGCGCAGCCGGGTGGCGTTCTGACCCGCGGCGGCCATACTGAAGCCACCATCGATCTGGTGACGCTGGCCGGGTTCAAACCTGCTGGCGTACTGTGCGAGCTGACGAATGACGATGGCACAATGGCGCGCGCGCCGGAATGCATCGCGTTTGCCGGTAAACACAACATGGCAGTAGTGACGATCGAAGATCTGGTGGCTTACCGCCAGGCGCACGAGCGTAAAGCCAGCTAA
- a CDS encoding DUF1249 family protein yields MKRYTPDFPEMMRLCETNFSQLRRLLPRNDAPGETVSYQVANAQYRLTIVESTRYTTLVAIEQTAPAITYWSLPSLTVRLYHDAMVAEVCSSQQIFRFKARYDYPNKKLHQRDEKHQINQFLADWLRYCLAHGAMAIPVY; encoded by the coding sequence ATGAAGCGTTACACACCTGACTTCCCTGAAATGATGCGCCTGTGCGAAACTAATTTTTCGCAATTGCGCCGCCTGTTGCCGCGCAATGACGCACCCGGCGAAACAGTAAGCTATCAGGTGGCCAACGCGCAATATCGGTTAACGATCGTTGAATCGACCCGATACACTACGCTTGTTGCGATCGAGCAGACGGCGCCAGCCATTACGTACTGGAGCCTGCCGTCACTTACGGTGCGCCTGTACCATGACGCGATGGTGGCCGAAGTGTGTTCAAGTCAGCAGATCTTTCGCTTCAAAGCGCGGTATGATTATCCAAATAAAAAGTTGCATCAACGCGACGAAAAGCATCAAATTAATCAGTTTCTGGCCGACTGGCTGCGTTACTGTTTAGCACATGGAGCGATGGCGATTCCGGTTTATTAG
- the hldE gene encoding bifunctional D-glycero-beta-D-manno-heptose-7-phosphate kinase/D-glycero-beta-D-manno-heptose 1-phosphate adenylyltransferase HldE — protein MKVTLPEFERAGVMVVGDVMLDRYWYGPTSRISPEAPVPVVKVDTIEERPGGAANVAMNIASLGANSRLVGLTGIDDAARALSKTLADVNVKCDFVSVPTHPTITKLRVLSRNQQLIRLDFEEGFEGVDPLPLHERINQALGSIGALVLSDYAKGALASVQQMIQLARKAGVPVLIDPKGTDFERYRGATLLTPNLSEFEAVAGKCKSEEEIVERGMKLIADFEFSALLVTRSEQGMTLLQPGKAPLHMPTQAQEVYDVTGAGDTVIGVLAATLAAGNSLEEACYFANAAAGVVVGKLGTSTVSPIELENAVRGRADTGFGVMTEAELKQAVASARKRGEKVVMTNGVFDILHAGHVSYLANARKLGDRLIVAVNSDASTKRLKGETRPVNPLEQRMIVLGALESVDWVVSFDEDTPQRLIAGVLPDLLVKGGDYKPEEIAGSEEVWANGGEVLVLNFEDGCSTTNIIKKIQKDSDK, from the coding sequence ATGAAAGTAACGCTGCCAGAGTTTGAACGTGCAGGAGTCATGGTTGTTGGTGATGTGATGCTGGATCGCTACTGGTACGGGCCGACCAGCCGTATTTCCCCCGAAGCGCCGGTGCCCGTTGTCAAAGTTGACACCATTGAAGAACGTCCGGGCGGCGCGGCGAACGTGGCGATGAACATCGCTTCTCTGGGCGCAAATTCGCGTCTGGTGGGTCTGACCGGTATTGACGATGCGGCGCGCGCGCTGAGCAAAACGCTGGCGGATGTGAACGTAAAATGCGACTTCGTTTCTGTGCCTACGCATCCGACGATTACCAAACTGCGTGTACTTTCCCGTAACCAGCAGCTGATTCGCCTGGATTTTGAAGAAGGCTTTGAAGGCGTCGATCCGCTGCCATTGCACGAGCGTATTAACCAGGCGCTGGGCTCAATTGGCGCGCTGGTGTTGTCTGATTACGCCAAAGGCGCGTTGGCCAGCGTTCAGCAGATGATTCAGCTTGCGCGTAAAGCGGGCGTCCCGGTGCTGATCGACCCGAAAGGCACCGATTTCGAACGTTATCGCGGCGCCACGCTGTTGACGCCGAACCTGTCTGAGTTCGAAGCGGTGGCGGGTAAATGTAAAAGTGAAGAAGAGATTGTCGAACGCGGCATGAAGCTGATTGCCGATTTTGAATTTTCTGCGCTGCTGGTGACCCGTTCCGAGCAGGGAATGACGCTGCTGCAACCGGGTAAAGCGCCGCTGCATATGCCGACCCAGGCGCAGGAAGTGTATGACGTTACCGGTGCCGGGGATACGGTGATCGGCGTACTGGCGGCCACATTAGCGGCGGGGAACTCCCTGGAAGAGGCCTGCTATTTCGCGAACGCGGCAGCAGGCGTTGTCGTCGGTAAACTGGGAACATCAACCGTTTCGCCAATCGAACTGGAAAATGCGGTGCGCGGTCGTGCGGACACCGGCTTTGGCGTGATGACGGAAGCCGAACTGAAACAGGCCGTGGCCAGCGCGCGTAAACGCGGCGAGAAAGTGGTCATGACCAACGGCGTTTTTGACATTCTGCATGCCGGGCACGTGTCTTACCTGGCGAACGCCCGCAAGCTGGGCGATCGCCTGATCGTCGCGGTGAACAGCGATGCCTCCACCAAACGTCTGAAAGGCGAAACTCGCCCTGTGAATCCGCTGGAACAGCGAATGATCGTGCTGGGTGCGCTGGAGTCCGTTGACTGGGTGGTTTCTTTCGACGAGGACACCCCGCAGCGGCTGATTGCTGGCGTGCTGCCGGATCTGCTGGTGAAAGGCGGTGACTATAAGCCAGAAGAGATTGCCGGTAGCGAAGAAGTCTGGGCCAACGGCGGCGAAGTGCTGGTGCTTAACTTCGAAGACGGTTGTTCGACCACCAATATCATCAAGAAAATCCAGAAAGACAGCGATAAATAA
- the ubiK gene encoding ubiquinone biosynthesis accessory factor UbiK, translating to MIDPKKIEQLARQVHESMPKGVREFGEDIEKKIRQTLQSQLTRLDLVSREEFDVQTQVLLRTREKLALLEQRLSELEAREKPVDVKPAPAIPPVDPQE from the coding sequence ATGATTGACCCGAAAAAAATTGAGCAACTCGCTCGTCAGGTTCACGAGTCGATGCCGAAAGGGGTTCGGGAGTTCGGGGAAGATATCGAGAAGAAAATCCGTCAGACGCTGCAATCGCAGCTGACGCGTCTCGATCTGGTGAGCCGTGAAGAGTTTGACGTGCAGACTCAGGTCTTACTGCGCACCCGCGAAAAGCTGGCGCTGCTGGAGCAACGCCTCAGCGAGCTGGAAGCGCGTGAGAAACCTGTAGATGTTAAACCTGCGCCCGCCATCCCGCCTGTCGATCCGCAAGAGTAA
- the tolC gene encoding outer membrane channel protein TolC, whose translation MQMKKLLPILIGLSLTGFSTLSQAENLMQVYQQARLSNPELRKSAADRDAAFEKINEARSPLLPQLGLGADYTYSNGYRDANGINSNATSASLQLTQTLFDMSKWRALTLQEKSAGIQDVTFQTDQQTLILNTASAYFKVLNAIDVLSYTQAQKEAVYRQLDQTTQRFNVGLVAITDVQNARAQYDTVLANEVTARNNLDNAVEELRQVTGNYYPELASLNVTNFKTDKPQAVNALLKEAENRNLTLLQARLSQDLAREQIRQAQDGHLPTLDLTASTGVSDTSYSGSKTHNSTQYDDSNMGQNKIGLSFSLPLYQGGMVNSQVKQAQYNFVGASEQLESAHRSVVQTVRSSFNNINASISSINAYKQAVVSAQSSLDANEAGYSVGTRTIVDVLDATTALYEAKQQLANARYNYLINQLNIKNALGTLNEQDLVALNNALGKPISTSPDNVAPETPQQDAAADGYNASTVQPASARSTSSNGNNPFRN comes from the coding sequence ATGCAAATGAAGAAATTGCTCCCCATCCTTATCGGCCTGAGCCTGACGGGGTTCAGCACACTGAGCCAGGCAGAGAACCTGATGCAAGTTTATCAGCAAGCACGCCTGAGCAACCCGGAATTGCGTAAATCCGCCGCCGATCGCGATGCTGCATTCGAAAAAATTAACGAAGCGCGTAGTCCTTTACTGCCGCAACTGGGTTTAGGTGCCGATTACACCTACAGCAACGGCTATCGTGATGCGAATGGCATCAACTCCAACGCCACCAGCGCCTCTCTGCAATTAACCCAGACCCTTTTTGATATGTCAAAATGGCGCGCGCTGACGTTGCAGGAAAAATCCGCAGGTATCCAGGACGTCACGTTCCAGACCGATCAGCAAACGCTGATCCTCAATACGGCGAGCGCCTACTTTAAAGTCCTGAACGCCATTGACGTTCTCTCTTATACGCAGGCGCAGAAAGAAGCCGTTTATCGTCAGTTAGATCAAACCACCCAGCGTTTTAACGTCGGCCTGGTCGCTATCACTGACGTGCAAAACGCCCGTGCACAATACGATACCGTGCTGGCGAACGAAGTCACCGCCCGCAACAATCTGGATAACGCCGTAGAAGAACTGCGCCAGGTCACCGGTAACTACTACCCGGAACTGGCTTCGCTGAATGTCACAAACTTTAAAACCGACAAGCCGCAGGCCGTTAACGCGCTGCTGAAAGAGGCCGAAAACCGTAACCTGACGCTGTTGCAGGCGCGTCTGAGCCAGGATCTGGCGCGCGAGCAAATCCGCCAGGCGCAGGACGGCCATCTGCCAACGCTGGATTTAACCGCCTCTACCGGCGTGTCTGACACCTCTTATAGCGGCTCTAAAACCCATAACAGCACGCAGTATGACGACAGCAATATGGGCCAGAACAAAATCGGCCTGAGCTTCTCGCTGCCGCTGTATCAGGGTGGGATGGTCAACTCTCAGGTGAAACAGGCGCAGTACAACTTTGTTGGCGCGAGCGAACAGCTGGAAAGCGCGCACCGCAGCGTCGTGCAGACTGTGCGCTCTTCCTTCAACAACATTAATGCTTCTATCAGCAGCATCAACGCTTACAAACAGGCCGTTGTTTCCGCGCAAAGCTCTTTGGATGCAAACGAAGCCGGTTATTCCGTGGGTACGCGTACCATTGTTGACGTGCTGGATGCCACCACCGCGCTGTATGAAGCGAAGCAACAACTGGCGAATGCGCGTTATAACTATCTGATTAACCAGCTGAACATCAAGAATGCTCTCGGTACGTTGAACGAGCAGGATCTGGTGGCGCTGAACAATGCGCTGGGTAAACCGATCTCGACATCCCCGGACAACGTCGCGCCGGAAACCCCGCAGCAGGATGCAGCGGCGGATGGCTATAATGCCAGTACGGTTCAGCCTGCTTCAGCACGTTCCACCAGCAGCAACGGTAACAACCCGTTCCGTAACTGA
- the zupT gene encoding zinc transporter ZupT translates to MSVPLILTLLAGAATFIGAFLGVLGQKPSNRVLAFSLGFAAGIMLLISLMEMLPAALAADGMSPVLGYGMFIIGLLGYFGLDRLLPHAHPQDLVQKTARPLPGSIKRTAILLTLGISLHNFPEGIATFVTASSNLELGFGIALAVALHNIPEGLAVAGPVYAATGSKRTAIFWAGISGMAEILGGVMAWLILGSLISPVVMASIMAAVAGIMVALSVDELMPLAKEIDPNNNPSYGVLCGMSVMGLSLVVLQAMGIG, encoded by the coding sequence ATGTCAGTACCTTTAATTCTGACCTTACTGGCGGGCGCCGCCACCTTTATTGGCGCGTTTCTTGGCGTGCTGGGGCAAAAACCGTCCAACCGCGTGCTGGCGTTTTCACTGGGATTCGCCGCAGGCATTATGCTGTTGATCTCGCTGATGGAGATGCTGCCAGCCGCGCTGGCGGCGGATGGCATGTCTCCGGTGCTGGGTTACGGTATGTTTATTATCGGCTTGCTGGGTTATTTCGGTCTCGACAGGTTGCTTCCCCACGCCCACCCACAAGATTTAGTGCAAAAAACCGCGCGTCCTCTCCCCGGCTCGATAAAACGCACCGCCATCCTGCTGACGCTGGGCATCAGCCTGCACAACTTCCCGGAAGGTATCGCCACCTTCGTCACCGCCAGCAGCAACCTCGAATTGGGTTTTGGCATTGCTCTGGCGGTCGCCTTGCATAATATTCCTGAAGGATTAGCGGTCGCCGGGCCAGTCTACGCCGCAACCGGTTCAAAACGGACTGCGATTTTCTGGGCCGGTATCTCCGGGATGGCGGAAATTCTTGGCGGTGTGATGGCGTGGCTTATTCTGGGCAGCCTGATCTCACCGGTCGTTATGGCGTCCATCATGGCCGCCGTCGCGGGAATTATGGTGGCATTATCCGTTGATGAGCTGATGCCGCTGGCAAAAGAGATCGACCCTAATAATAATCCCAGCTACGGCGTACTGTGTGGAATGTCGGTGATGGGGTTGAGTCTTGTCGTGCTTCAGGCGATGGGAATCGGATAA
- the glgS gene encoding cell surface composition regulator GlgS, giving the protein MLMNDKNVYSLNNFDFLARSFARMQAEGHPVDIQAVTGNMDEAHRSWFCKRYALYCQQATQAKKLELEH; this is encoded by the coding sequence ATGCTGATGAACGACAAGAACGTATATTCGTTAAACAATTTTGATTTTCTGGCGCGCAGTTTCGCCAGGATGCAGGCTGAGGGCCATCCTGTTGATATCCAGGCCGTTACCGGAAATATGGATGAGGCGCACCGCAGCTGGTTTTGCAAACGCTATGCGCTTTACTGCCAACAGGCGACACAGGCTAAGAAGTTAGAACTCGAACACTGA
- the nudF gene encoding ADP-ribose diphosphatase translates to MHKPDNSPMTFSKNDVEIIARETLYRGFFSLDLYRFRHRLFNGEMSGEVKREIFERGHAAVLLPFDPERDEIVLVEQIRIAAYDTSETPWLLEMVAGMIEEGETVEEVARREAMEEAGLEVKRTKPVMSYLASPGGTSERLSILVGEVDATTANGIHGLADENEDIRVHVVSREQAYQWVEEGKIDNAASVIALQWLQLHYQELKHEWKK, encoded by the coding sequence ATGCATAAACCAGACAACTCGCCAATGACTTTCTCCAAAAACGATGTAGAAATTATTGCACGAGAAACGCTATATCGCGGTTTTTTTTCACTGGATCTCTATCGTTTCCGCCACCGCCTGTTCAACGGTGAAATGAGCGGTGAAGTGAAACGCGAAATTTTTGAGCGCGGCCACGCCGCAGTGTTGCTACCCTTTGACCCTGAGCGCGACGAAATTGTACTGGTCGAACAGATTCGTATCGCGGCGTATGACACCAGCGAAACGCCGTGGTTGCTGGAAATGGTCGCCGGGATGATCGAAGAGGGCGAAACCGTTGAGGAGGTCGCTCGTCGCGAAGCAATGGAAGAGGCCGGACTTGAGGTCAAACGGACGAAACCAGTCATGAGTTACCTGGCAAGCCCCGGCGGCACCAGCGAGCGTCTTTCTATTTTAGTGGGTGAAGTGGATGCCACGACCGCGAACGGGATTCATGGTCTGGCCGATGAAAACGAAGATATTCGTGTTCATGTGGTAAGTCGGGAGCAGGCTTACCAGTGGGTAGAAGAGGGGAAAATCGACAACGCGGCTTCTGTCATCGCTTTGCAATGGCTGCAACTGCACTATCAAGAGTTAAAACACGAGTGGAAAAAATGA
- the ygiD gene encoding 4,5-DOPA dioxygenase extradiol, which produces MSSTRMPALFLGHGSPMNVLEDNVYTRAWRHLGDTLPRPKAIVVVSAHWFTRGTSVTAMEAPKTIHDFGGFPQALYDTHYPAPGSPELAQHLVELLSPTPVALDKEAWGFDHGSWGVLIKMYPNADIPMVQLSIDSTKPAAWHFETGRKLAALRDEGIMLVASGNVVHNLRTARWHGENTPYPWATSFNEYVKANLTWQGPVEQHPLVNYLDHEGGSLSNPTPDHYLPLLYVLGAWDGKEPVTIPVDGIEMGSLSMLSVQVG; this is translated from the coding sequence ATGTCTTCAACACGTATGCCAGCATTGTTTTTAGGTCACGGTAGCCCGATGAACGTTCTGGAAGATAATGTGTATACCCGCGCCTGGCGGCATCTGGGGGATACATTGCCGCGTCCAAAAGCGATTGTCGTTGTTTCGGCGCACTGGTTCACGCGAGGGACGAGCGTGACGGCGATGGAAGCGCCAAAGACGATCCATGATTTTGGCGGCTTTCCTCAGGCATTGTATGACACGCACTATCCTGCGCCCGGTTCGCCGGAACTGGCGCAACATCTGGTTGAGTTGCTGTCGCCGACGCCGGTCGCGCTGGATAAAGAGGCGTGGGGCTTTGATCACGGCTCCTGGGGCGTGTTGATCAAGATGTACCCGAATGCGGATATCCCGATGGTGCAGTTGAGCATCGACAGCACCAAACCGGCGGCCTGGCATTTTGAAACAGGGCGCAAACTGGCGGCGTTGCGGGACGAAGGCATTATGCTGGTCGCCAGTGGCAACGTGGTGCATAACCTGCGCACGGCGCGCTGGCATGGCGAGAATACGCCCTACCCGTGGGCAACGTCATTCAATGAGTATGTGAAAGCGAATCTGACATGGCAGGGGCCGGTAGAACAGCATCCGCTGGTTAATTACCTCGATCATGAAGGAGGATCGCTGTCGAACCCAACGCCGGATCACTATCTGCCGCTGCTGTATGTGTTAGGTGCATGGGATGGCAAAGAGCCGGTGACGATCCCGGTTGACGGCATCGAGATGGGCAGCCTGAGTATGCTGTCGGTACAGGTGGGATGA
- a CDS encoding glutathionylspermidine synthase family protein produces MERISITERPDWREKATEYGFNFHTMYGEPYWCEDAYYKLTLDQVEKLEDVTAELHQMCLKVVEKVIASDELMTKFRIPKHTWGFVRQSWQTQQPSLYSRLDLAWDGTGEPKLLENNADTPTSLYEAAFFQWIWLEDQLNAGNLPEGSDQFNSLQEKLIERFAELREQYGFQLLHLTCCRDTVEDRGTIQYLQDCAAEAEIATEFLYIEDIGLGEKGQFSDLQDQVIANLFKLYPWEFMLREMFSTKLEDAGVRWLEPAWKSIISNKALLPMLWEMFPDHPNLLPAYFAEDDYPQMEKFVVKPIFSREGANVSIIENGKTIEAVEGPYGEEGMIVQQFCPLPKFGDSYMLIGSWLINDQPAGIGIREDRALITQDLSRFYPHIFVE; encoded by the coding sequence ATGGAAAGAATCAGTATTACTGAGCGCCCGGACTGGCGCGAGAAAGCCACCGAATACGGTTTTAATTTTCACACGATGTACGGGGAACCGTACTGGTGTGAAGACGCGTACTACAAGCTGACGCTCGACCAGGTTGAGAAGCTGGAAGACGTCACCGCTGAACTGCACCAGATGTGCCTTAAGGTCGTGGAGAAAGTGATCGCCAGCGACGAGCTGATGACGAAGTTTCGCATTCCTAAGCATACCTGGGGCTTTGTACGTCAGTCCTGGCAAACGCAGCAGCCGTCGCTCTATTCCCGCCTCGATCTGGCGTGGGATGGCACGGGGGAGCCTAAGCTTTTAGAAAATAACGCCGATACGCCGACCTCACTGTATGAGGCCGCGTTTTTCCAGTGGATCTGGCTGGAAGACCAGCTCAATGCGGGCAACCTGCCGGAAGGCAGCGATCAGTTTAACAGTCTGCAAGAAAAGCTGATCGAACGCTTCGCCGAGCTGCGTGAGCAGTATGGCTTCCAACTGCTGCACCTCACCTGCTGTCGCGATACCGTGGAAGATCGCGGGACGATCCAGTATCTACAGGACTGCGCCGCCGAAGCTGAAATCGCCACCGAGTTCCTCTACATTGAAGATATCGGCCTGGGTGAAAAAGGTCAGTTTTCGGACTTGCAGGATCAGGTGATTGCCAATCTGTTTAAGCTCTATCCGTGGGAATTTATGCTGCGTGAAATGTTCTCCACCAAGCTGGAAGATGCTGGCGTTCGCTGGCTGGAACCGGCCTGGAAGAGCATTATCTCCAATAAAGCGCTGCTCCCAATGTTATGGGAAATGTTCCCGGATCACCCTAACCTGCTGCCGGCTTATTTTGCGGAAGATGACTATCCGCAAATGGAAAAATTCGTCGTCAAACCGATCTTCTCGCGTGAAGGCGCTAACGTCTCCATCATTGAGAACGGGAAAACGATCGAAGCGGTGGAAGGCCCTTACGGCGAAGAAGGCATGATTGTGCAGCAGTTCTGCCCGCTGCCGAAGTTTGGCGACAGCTATATGCTGATTGGCAGCTGGTTGATCAACGATCAACCCGCCGGGATCGGTATTCGCGAAGACAGAGCGTTGATCACCCAGGATCTGTCCCGCTTCTACCCGCATATCTTTGTCGAATAG
- the cpdA gene encoding 3',5'-cyclic-AMP phosphodiesterase, producing the protein MESLLTLPLAGEARVRILQITDTHLFAEKHETLLGVNTWESYQAVLDAIHAGQHEYDLIVATGDLAQDQTAAAYQHFAEGIASFRAPCVWLPGNHDFQPAMYSALQEAGISPAKRVFIGDQWQILLLDSQVFGVPHGELSDFQLEWLERKLADAPERHTLLLLHHHPLPSGCSWLDQHSLRNAAELDSVLANYPRVKYLLCGHIHQELDLDWNGRRLLATPSTCVQFKPHCANFTLDTIGPGWRTLELYAEGSLETQVHRLPGTQFRPDTASEGY; encoded by the coding sequence TTGGAAAGCCTGTTAACCCTTCCTCTGGCTGGTGAGGCCAGAGTCAGGATCTTACAAATTACCGATACTCACCTGTTTGCCGAAAAACATGAAACGCTGCTGGGCGTGAATACCTGGGAAAGTTACCAGGCGGTGCTGGATGCGATTCATGCCGGGCAGCACGAATACGATCTGATCGTGGCGACAGGTGATTTAGCGCAGGATCAAACGGCTGCGGCCTATCAGCACTTTGCTGAAGGTATCGCAAGCTTTCGCGCGCCTTGCGTTTGGTTGCCGGGTAACCATGACTTTCAGCCCGCGATGTACAGCGCGTTGCAGGAAGCGGGGATCTCCCCGGCCAAACGCGTGTTTATCGGCGATCAATGGCAAATCTTGCTGCTGGATAGCCAGGTTTTTGGCGTACCGCATGGTGAATTGAGCGACTTTCAGCTTGAATGGCTGGAGCGCAAACTTGCCGATGCGCCGGAGCGCCACACCTTGCTGCTTCTGCATCACCATCCATTGCCTTCGGGATGCAGCTGGCTGGATCAGCACAGCCTGCGTAACGCGGCCGAACTGGACAGCGTGCTGGCGAACTATCCACGCGTCAAATACCTGCTGTGCGGTCATATTCATCAGGAGCTGGATCTTGACTGGAATGGCCGCCGCCTGCTGGCGACGCCGTCCACCTGCGTCCAGTTCAAGCCGCACTGCGCGAACTTCACGCTGGACACGATAGGGCCAGGCTGGCGGACGCTGGAACTGTACGCCGAGGGTTCTCTGGAAACGCAAGTGCATCGTCTGCCGGGGACTCAATTCCGACCCGATACCGCTTCGGAAGGATACTGA